DNA from Mycolicibacterium alvei:
TCGAGCGCCCACGCCCGGAGATCGCTGCCGATGTCCCGGGTGATGTCTTCCACGTCGCTCCTGATCAGCCCGTCCATCCACAAGCTGACGGCACTTCCGATGTTGCCGGTCACTTTCGCGACCAGACTCTTGGCGAGATTCCTGGTGTCATCGACGGTGTCGGCAAAGTTGATCGGCAGAGTCGCCGGGACCTTCGGCGGAATCATGGGCGGGCCCTTGTCCACTGCACCGGCCATGGCGGCCTTGTTCGGCCAGCCTTTCAGTGTTCTGCCGGGAGGCAGCGGCAACGTGCCGTCCATCGCTTTGCTCGCAGCCCCGGCAAGCATTTCCTTACCGTTGTCGGCCCAGCCGAGAAGGCAGCCGAGCGCCGCGGTCGCCGTCGGGCTGAGTCCGTTGACCCGTTCTTCCTTACTGGTTCGGATCCGCACCCCTTTCCCGCCCGGTCCTTCGTGGGTCGGGGTCACCCACAGGTAGCCGTTGTCGATCTCGACGATGCCTGCGGACAACTCCTCGCCAGTGCGGTTGGTGTCCAACTTGTAGTTGATGATGATGCCCTTGCCGTTTCCCTCGTCGTCTTCTCGTTCATCGAACGAGAAGACGAGAGCGGTCCGCAGCTTGTACTCATCGGGTTCGGCGGAGATCGACTCGATGATGCGTAACCATCCGTCAGCTGTAAGTCGTCCTGGGGTCTGCTCGGTCATCCCGTTGAAAAAAGTGGGGCAACAGAGGTCCCAGTTGAGCGGGTGGATGACCTTCTTGATGTCATCCACCGTCAAACTGGGGTCTTTGGAATCGGTGTAGAGCGTGCTGCAGTACTCCCCGCCGGAATCTTCCAGCGTGCCGAAGCATGGTTTCGAACGTTCGGCAAACTCTGGACTGATCACCTCGCTTCCGACACGCATGAATGATTCTCGATCGACGATCTCGTCAAACCGCATCGTGAATGCTTCGGCTTTGTCTTCCGCCGTGAGGATTCGCCCTTCTTTTTCCACCGGCCAGGGGTCGAGGATTCCGGGCAGGATTTGTAGCAGCTCGTTGTCCCGCGGGATTGGTTGCGTTGAGAAAGAATTCTTGACTCGGCGAATCTTTTCGATGACAAGAACTGCATACGCGGCCCGCGCCAACGCGGGATGCCGGTCATCATCGAGGGGTTCGAAAGAGAACGCGGATCGGGCCTCCATCGGTCGAATTCCACCCAGCGCCACGATCGCCTCTTCGTAGCTCGGGAAACGAAAGGGCTCGCCGCTGCGGGGTCCCCGGACTCGGGAGCTACCGAGAAAGCTCTCCAACTCGAGAAACCAGCCGCGCTGGCCAAGCCCCGTACTGTTCGGCAGGAAATTCTCAATCGTCGTCAGCACGGCATCATTCATCGGGCCAGGATCTTTATCCGCGTCTATGGCTTCCTGGTCGATCTGACCGAACAAGGCCAGTGAATACCCACGTATATTCGGCATGATCAGCCGCCTTCCGCAATGCGCGGCCTTAGCATACCTTCGTGCAGTTCAATTACTTGAGCAAATTGACGGGTGCCGCAGGTGACTGAGCGAATGCTGGGGGACGACAGCACGGTCAATGACCTCCCGTGGGCAGCGGTGTTCGATCCCGCCGCCAACATCCGTGCGCTCGGTGCGGTGCAGTCACAGGGCTTGCGCGCCGCCACCGAACTCGTCGACCGGTTTGTGACGATGGCCGGCGACAGCTCGAATGGTCGTGAGCACGACGGTGATCGAGCAAAGTCGGCGAATCGCCCCGACGATGCTCATTTGACCGTGGCAGATACCGACCGGGTGGTGGCGACGTGGGAGTCGTTGATGCGGCGACTGGCCGCCACGATGACGGCCGCGGGCCCGGTGCCCCATGGCGCCGGCGCCTGGGATCTGAACGGCTCGGGTTCGACTGCCGCTGTCCATATCGAAGCCCGGGGCACGGGTCCGGCATGCGCGGAGGTCTGGCTGCACAACGGCGGACCGACCGGTCACGGTGATATCAGTCTGCGGTGCAGCGATCTGTTGTCCCACAACGGCGATGTGATCACCGCGGACGCCATCCAGTTCGACCCCGACCCGGTGTCAATGCCCGCGCGGAGCAGTCGCGGCATCCTCGCGACCGTGCAGCTTTGCGACGGCTTCAGGCCCGGAATCTATCGCGGCACCCTCCTCATCGAGGGCCGCCCGAACCTGTGGCTTCCACTGGTGCTCTCCTGGCAGCCCCTCGACCGATGACCGAACTCGCCGACCGTGCAGCCCTCGTCACCAATGTCGAAAACCGGCTGCGCGACGTGGGGCGCGCGGTACGTCGCACAATGCTCGACGCGATGCCCGATGGTGAACCGGTGCAATGGTTGTACGGGCCGATGCGCGAGTATCCGTCTCGTCCGGGAAAGGCGCTTCGTCCCGCCCTGTGCCTGTCGGCGGGGCGGGCGTTCGGGGCCAGGTCGGAGGAACTCCTCGGAATTGCAGTCGCAATTGAGCTGCTGCACAATGCTTTTCTCGTACACGACGACGTGGCCGACGGAAGCGAGATGCGCCGCGGCAGACCGACGCTCTCGGCGGCCTATGGGCTGGCGGCGGCGCTGAACGCGGGCGACGGCCTGGCCATCGTCGCCGGACAGGTGCTGCGCAGGGCCACCCGGCGCCTCGACCGGGATCTCGCGGACCTGGTGTGGAGCGAGTTCGACACGATGGCGATGCGCACCCTCGAGGGTCAGGCGACCGAAGTCGGATGGCAGCTCGACAATGTCGAAGGTCTGGGCCCGGAGGACTACCTGCATCTGA
Protein-coding regions in this window:
- a CDS encoding polyprenyl synthetase family protein, coding for MTELADRAALVTNVENRLRDVGRAVRRTMLDAMPDGEPVQWLYGPMREYPSRPGKALRPALCLSAGRAFGARSEELLGIAVAIELLHNAFLVHDDVADGSEMRRGRPTLSAAYGLAAALNAGDGLAIVAGQVLRRATRRLDRDLADLVWSEFDTMAMRTLEGQATEVGWQLDNVEGLGPEDYLHLIMHKTCWYTTIHPLRVGAIIGSGGTLDLGPLVRFGFHFGAAFQIRDDLLNLVGDEHTYGKEILGDIYEGKRTLPLMHLLSVADDADKALVHRYLRLTRPERTPEMVQTVRRMMDDYGSINFTIEYAEGILLVAEEHFEQAFAVAQPGPDLDFLRSLVPYVWARWR